The DNA window TACGGAGCATTGTAGGCCCACGATGCACGACAAGATCCTTCTTTCCCACGGAGAGGGCGGCAAGCGCACCCGCGACCTGATCGCGAAGGTGATCGCCCGGTACTTCGACAACCCCGTGCTCTCCCCGTTCTTCGACTCGGGACTTCTCGGCCGGATCGAGGGGGAGATCGCCTTCACCACCGACGGGTATGTGGTGACCCCCCCCTTCTTC is part of the Deltaproteobacteria bacterium genome and encodes:
- a CDS encoding hydrogenase expression/formation protein HypE (hydrogenase isoenzymes formation protein; involved in the formation of the cyanate group of the large subunit of the hydrogenase; catalyzes the formation of thiocyanate from thiocarbamate), which produces MHDKILLSHGEGGKRTRDLIAKVIARYFDNPVLSPFFDSGLLGRIEGEIAFTTDGYVVTPPFF